In Pseudostreptobacillus hongkongensis, a single window of DNA contains:
- the smc gene encoding chromosome segregation protein SMC, producing the protein MYLKALELDGFKSFSNRTVIEFTKGITSIVGPNGSGKSNILDAILWVLGEQSYKSIRASMSSDVIFSGGKNKRAANSAEVSLIIENSDRYLDIESDEVKITRRIYKNGDGEYLINNKKARLKDIHNIFMDTGIGKQAYSIIGQGRVERIISSNPKEIREILEEAAGTKRAKVEKEEAIKRLNNVSQELEKISFVEKELSLRVKRLKDESEKASFYQNIVNQILVKSFMLYEYNTDKINVEQEKLSLDKKNIEKEIEDISNNLELENERLKDFIENRNRVSELLDNLKLETNNIFIEFNNEKEKLSKIELDKSNFEVKLNEKLQIKDKLLVDKNKNIEKLKDYEIQINTLTKDVVKKEEKKKELTYKIEEITSKTDELNKKIEIKDNESKEIELLNYRIKIENEELERKVKLSENNILNLEKERKEILLAKDKIELEIAKLNNEYEDQVQFNKDISNKYSDISKELEDLKNRRKEIVEIKNRKLLDYDQKNNQYASIQKTLEDNYFLSTASKYILKTFKNDDNIIDSVSNILSIKEEYLVAISGLIGFSLNDIVVKNTDKTTVYIDDLKKNKVGTVSFLPLDNIKTSSKLDRLPNVEGVVDFARNLVSSNIDINLDKLILHLFSNAIVVKDINAATKVLKIGFSDRIITIEGDIFSSRGRLTGGYKKNKVDLTLQKKDELTSKEKELNTLKEEIKNLDSKYDKINLEIDNLSNNIDTNAMSEANDKFNAIKKNLEYKKTDMNSIERKLLTINYEIDDTKGLIVENKNRIDKNSKLSMENIEKLDEIFDKRQDLEIEIAKLESVEKYQKKLNEVSIDYAVLNEKLTNIKNINDELTLDHRNLEKDLNDIEKFEHNKDELFLSFNQEIELYTKNIETLNITRLNNLDNISKYENEVKDIEKNETDSVNRRNDMEKEILKKSSISEKIAENIVRNEKELENLEEKINEINDKKSDVKLDEIYYKLEDDNLVDIKQEISKLESKKNNIGSVNLASIEEYNSEFERHQVLVNQRDDLINSSNSINDLISKIDKDITEKFTYAFNEIKENFKYMCSEIFYGARGDIKLTDPSNILTTGLELSVKYKNKPEQTLMLLSGGEKSMLAVSFIMAIFMFKPSPFTFFDEIEAALDERNTKKIIELLRRFIEKSQFILITHNKETMKGSDRLYGVSMNKEVGESRIVSVDI; encoded by the coding sequence ATGTATTTAAAAGCATTGGAACTAGATGGATTTAAATCTTTTTCTAATAGAACTGTTATAGAGTTTACTAAGGGTATTACATCTATTGTTGGTCCTAATGGAAGTGGTAAAAGTAATATACTTGATGCAATTTTATGGGTTCTAGGTGAACAAAGCTATAAAAGTATAAGGGCATCTATGAGCAGTGATGTAATATTTTCTGGTGGTAAAAATAAACGTGCTGCAAATAGTGCTGAGGTATCCCTTATAATCGAAAATTCAGATAGATATTTAGATATAGAATCAGATGAGGTTAAAATAACTAGAAGAATCTATAAAAATGGTGATGGAGAATACCTTATAAATAACAAGAAGGCAAGACTTAAAGATATACATAATATTTTTATGGATACAGGAATAGGTAAACAGGCTTATTCTATAATCGGTCAAGGAAGAGTTGAAAGGATAATAAGTTCTAATCCCAAAGAGATAAGAGAAATATTAGAAGAAGCAGCTGGAACTAAAAGAGCCAAAGTTGAAAAAGAAGAGGCTATAAAAAGATTAAATAATGTAAGTCAAGAACTTGAAAAAATTAGTTTTGTTGAAAAAGAATTGTCTCTTAGAGTTAAAAGATTAAAAGATGAATCTGAAAAAGCTAGTTTTTATCAAAATATAGTTAACCAAATATTAGTTAAAAGTTTTATGCTATATGAGTATAATACGGATAAAATTAATGTTGAACAAGAAAAGTTATCTTTGGATAAAAAAAATATTGAAAAAGAAATAGAGGATATTTCTAATAATTTAGAATTAGAAAATGAAAGATTAAAAGATTTTATAGAAAATAGAAATAGAGTTAGTGAATTATTAGATAATTTAAAATTAGAAACTAATAATATATTTATAGAATTTAATAATGAAAAAGAAAAATTATCTAAAATTGAGCTAGATAAATCTAATTTTGAAGTTAAATTAAATGAAAAATTACAAATTAAAGATAAATTATTAGTTGACAAGAATAAGAATATAGAAAAATTAAAAGACTATGAAATACAGATAAATACTTTAACAAAAGATGTAGTAAAAAAAGAAGAAAAGAAGAAAGAATTAACTTATAAAATTGAAGAAATTACATCAAAAACTGATGAATTAAATAAAAAGATAGAAATTAAGGATAATGAATCTAAGGAAATAGAATTACTAAATTATAGAATTAAAATTGAAAATGAAGAATTAGAAAGAAAAGTTAAATTATCTGAAAATAATATATTAAATCTTGAAAAAGAGCGTAAGGAAATTCTTTTAGCTAAAGATAAAATAGAGCTTGAAATAGCTAAATTAAATAATGAATATGAAGATCAAGTACAATTTAATAAGGATATATCAAATAAATACAGTGATATAAGTAAAGAACTTGAAGATTTAAAAAATAGAAGAAAAGAAATAGTTGAAATAAAAAATAGAAAGTTATTAGATTATGATCAAAAAAATAATCAATATGCATCTATCCAGAAAACTTTAGAAGATAACTATTTCTTATCAACAGCTTCAAAATATATACTTAAAACATTTAAAAATGATGATAATATAATAGATTCCGTTTCTAATATTTTAAGTATAAAAGAAGAATATCTTGTAGCAATATCTGGACTTATTGGCTTTTCTTTAAATGATATAGTTGTAAAAAATACAGATAAAACAACAGTATATATAGATGATTTAAAGAAAAATAAAGTTGGGACAGTATCGTTTTTACCTTTAGATAATATAAAGACATCTTCTAAGTTAGATAGATTACCTAATGTTGAAGGAGTTGTTGATTTTGCTAGAAATTTAGTCTCTTCAAATATAGATATTAATTTAGATAAACTAATATTACATTTATTTTCAAATGCCATAGTTGTTAAAGATATAAATGCAGCAACTAAAGTATTGAAAATAGGTTTTTCTGATAGAATAATTACGATTGAAGGAGATATATTTTCAAGTCGTGGTAGATTAACTGGAGGATATAAGAAAAATAAAGTTGATTTAACTTTACAAAAAAAAGATGAATTAACTTCTAAAGAAAAAGAATTAAACACACTAAAAGAAGAAATAAAAAATCTTGATAGTAAATATGATAAAATTAATTTAGAAATTGATAATTTAAGTAACAACATAGATACAAATGCCATGTCAGAAGCAAATGATAAATTTAATGCTATAAAAAAGAATTTAGAATATAAGAAAACTGATATGAATTCTATTGAAAGAAAATTATTAACTATAAATTATGAAATAGATGATACTAAAGGATTAATTGTAGAAAATAAAAATAGAATAGATAAAAATTCTAAATTAAGTATGGAAAATATAGAAAAATTAGATGAAATATTCGATAAAAGACAAGATTTAGAAATAGAAATTGCTAAGTTAGAAAGTGTAGAAAAATATCAAAAGAAATTAAATGAAGTTTCTATAGACTATGCAGTCTTAAATGAAAAACTTACAAATATTAAAAATATAAATGATGAATTAACCTTAGATCATCGTAATCTTGAAAAAGATTTAAATGATATAGAAAAATTTGAACATAATAAAGATGAGCTATTTTTATCATTTAATCAGGAAATTGAGCTATATACTAAGAATATAGAAACTTTAAATATTACTAGATTAAATAATCTTGATAATATTTCTAAATATGAAAATGAAGTAAAAGATATAGAAAAAAATGAAACTGATTCAGTTAATAGAAGAAATGACATGGAAAAAGAAATATTAAAAAAATCAAGTATTTCAGAAAAAATAGCAGAAAATATAGTTAGAAATGAAAAAGAATTAGAAAATTTAGAAGAAAAAATAAATGAAATAAATGATAAAAAATCAGATGTTAAACTAGATGAGATTTATTATAAACTAGAAGATGATAACTTAGTAGATATAAAACAAGAAATAAGTAAGTTAGAGTCTAAAAAGAATAATATAGGAAGTGTCAACTTAGCTTCTATTGAAGAATATAATAGTGAATTTGAAAGACATCAAGTACTTGTTAATCAAAGAGATGATTTAATAAATAGTTCTAATTCTATTAATGATTTAATATCTAAAATAGATAAAGATATTACAGAAAAATTCACATATGCATTTAATGAAATAAAAGAAAACTTTAAATACATGTGCTCAGAAATATTCTACGGTGCCCGTGGAGATATTAAATTAACAGACCCAAGTAATATATTAACTACAGGACTTGAATTAAGTGTTAAATATAAGAATAAACCAGAACAAACATTAATGTTACTATCGGGTGGAGAAAAATCTATGCTAGCTGTTTCATTCATAATGGCAATATTTATGTTTAAACCTTCACCATTTACATTCTTTGATGAAATAGAAGCAGCACTTGATGAAAGAAATACAAAAAAAATAATAGAGCTATTAAGAAGATTTATTGAAAAATCACAATTTATTTTAATAACTCATAATAAAGAAACTATGAAAGGTTCAGATAGATTATATGGAGTTTCTATGAATAAAGAAGTTGGAGAATCGAGAATAGTTTCTGTTGACATTTAG
- a CDS encoding L,D-transpeptidase family protein yields the protein MRKPFLVLLLILASFSYSDGIEDKAKNEAINIEKVEIEKENKVNEEIKKSETKKSEVKPYTYIENYVKENPNYTLDVKMKKHFNEELNYHIYIRQAVNLRKNPNIKDKALKKLPIGYKIGTTGLVKAKDGSKWYEVIYNKEKYFIPSTAGIKRAFNWQRAVEKADKINMFISDALNSNKDIYYVDSYISLNTGTEGKKDKFGNAANQSIKAYYNNNKDYINLPDRALFTIVGSDSKYISIKTMSYGDEIYKIPVAFKSRIKKSNIKSFVNKFIYIDRHSQTEVVIEKNKKTGIFNVNTVGYVTTGINKGVGFVTPYGDFLVAYTKPVMAYASDTETEEILNSKGEVIGKRPIVIGDARNAIRFSGGGYIHGIPSTFEPKDNREKRKKITESKLGSIPLSHKCVRNDDEIIKYIYDWVNGGNKIQKNGFTYPAENVIVIVE from the coding sequence ATGAGAAAACCTTTTTTAGTACTACTTTTAATATTAGCTAGTTTTTCTTATTCAGATGGAATAGAAGATAAGGCAAAAAATGAAGCTATAAATATTGAAAAAGTAGAAATTGAGAAAGAAAATAAAGTAAATGAAGAAATAAAAAAATCTGAAACTAAGAAAAGTGAAGTAAAACCATATACATATATAGAAAATTATGTTAAAGAAAATCCTAATTATACATTAGATGTTAAAATGAAAAAACATTTTAATGAAGAACTTAATTACCATATATATATTAGACAAGCTGTTAATCTAAGAAAAAATCCTAATATTAAAGATAAGGCTTTAAAAAAATTACCTATTGGATATAAAATAGGGACAACAGGACTTGTAAAAGCTAAAGATGGAAGTAAATGGTATGAAGTTATATATAACAAAGAAAAATATTTTATACCTTCAACTGCTGGTATAAAGAGAGCTTTTAATTGGCAAAGAGCTGTTGAAAAAGCAGATAAAATAAATATGTTTATTAGCGATGCTTTAAATAGTAATAAAGATATATATTATGTAGATTCATATATTTCTTTAAATACAGGAACTGAAGGTAAAAAAGATAAGTTTGGAAATGCTGCAAATCAAAGTATAAAAGCTTATTATAACAATAATAAAGACTATATTAATTTACCTGATAGAGCCTTATTTACAATAGTTGGGTCAGATTCTAAATATATAAGCATAAAGACAATGTCTTATGGTGATGAGATATATAAGATACCAGTTGCATTTAAAAGTAGAATAAAAAAATCTAATATTAAGTCATTTGTTAATAAGTTTATATACATAGATAGACACAGTCAAACAGAAGTAGTTATAGAAAAAAATAAAAAAACAGGAATATTTAATGTAAATACTGTAGGATATGTAACTACTGGAATTAATAAAGGAGTTGGGTTTGTAACTCCTTATGGAGACTTTTTAGTTGCATATACAAAACCTGTTATGGCATATGCATCAGATACTGAAACTGAAGAAATATTAAATTCAAAGGGTGAAGTTATTGGTAAAAGACCTATAGTTATAGGAGATGCTAGAAATGCAATAAGATTTTCTGGTGGGGGATATATCCATGGGATACCATCAACTTTTGAACCAAAAGATAATAGAGAAAAAAGAAAAAAAATTACAGAGTCTAAGTTAGGAAGTATTCCTTTATCTCATAAATGTGTAAGAAATGATGATGAAATAATTAAGTATATATATGATTGGGTAAATGGAGGAAATAAAATACAAAAAAATGGATTTACATATCCTGCTGAAAATGTAATTGTAATAGTTGAATAA
- a CDS encoding queuosine precursor transporter: MMHSIFTVNEAIWLLYLLINFSFVLLAYKLWGKIGVMAFTPISIILANIQVSKLVVLFGVETTLGNIAYSSIFLISDIITENYGRKEAQKVVGLGFLTMIFTTLVMNIVILLTPSVNDMNQVHIQALFTPFIRLTVASLTAYVISSNCDIYLYQFIKKLLPSFKNLWIRNNGSTLISQVIDNVIFTLIAFYGVYDNSTVISIMFSTYFLKIITSLCDTPFVYIATYWKNKGMIKE, translated from the coding sequence ATTATGCATAGCATTTTTACTGTGAATGAAGCCATCTGGCTTTTATATCTTTTAATTAATTTTTCGTTTGTATTATTAGCCTATAAATTATGGGGTAAAATAGGGGTTATGGCATTTACACCTATTTCAATAATACTTGCAAACATTCAAGTTTCAAAACTTGTAGTATTATTTGGAGTTGAGACAACTTTAGGGAATATTGCTTATAGTAGTATATTTTTAATTTCTGATATTATTACAGAAAATTATGGTAGAAAAGAAGCACAAAAAGTTGTTGGACTTGGGTTTTTAACTATGATATTTACAACACTTGTTATGAATATTGTTATATTATTAACGCCTTCTGTAAATGATATGAATCAAGTTCATATTCAAGCTTTATTTACACCATTTATTAGATTAACTGTAGCATCACTTACAGCTTATGTAATATCATCTAATTGTGATATTTATTTATACCAATTTATTAAGAAATTATTACCGAGCTTTAAGAACTTATGGATTAGAAATAATGGAAGTACTTTAATAAGTCAAGTAATAGATAATGTAATCTTTACATTAATAGCATTTTATGGTGTTTATGATAACTCAACTGTTATATCTATAATGTTTTCGACATATTTCTTAAAAATAATCACATCACTTTGTGATACACCATTTGTATATATTGCAACTTATTGGAAAAATAAGGGTATGATAAAGGAATAA
- a CDS encoding radical SAM protein translates to MIRYSKVLEKNIREIVLLKSFPCDYSKCAFCNYILDNSNDEDEINSVNFEVLENITGEFGVLQVINSGSIFEIPKKTLERIKEIIIEKNIKILYCEAYFGYVKRLNEIREFFDIVEVRFMIGIETFDNKYRIQVLKKNFYLTDRIFKKIKEEYTNALLMICTQGQTKEQILDDIKMGLDNFKEVTISVFVDNGTAVKRDQNLVDWFVKDVYNNIKDLKNVEILIDNKDLGVYVQ, encoded by the coding sequence ATGATAAGATATAGTAAAGTTCTAGAAAAAAATATAAGAGAAATAGTTCTTTTAAAAAGTTTTCCTTGTGATTATAGCAAATGTGCTTTTTGCAACTATATTTTAGATAATTCTAATGATGAAGATGAAATAAATAGTGTTAATTTTGAAGTTTTAGAAAATATAACAGGTGAATTCGGAGTATTACAAGTAATAAACTCTGGCTCAATATTTGAAATACCTAAAAAAACTCTTGAAAGAATAAAAGAGATTATAATAGAAAAAAATATTAAAATACTTTATTGTGAAGCATATTTTGGATATGTTAAAAGATTAAATGAAATAAGAGAGTTTTTTGACATTGTAGAAGTAAGATTTATGATAGGTATAGAAACATTTGACAATAAATATAGAATTCAAGTTTTAAAAAAGAATTTTTATTTAACAGATAGAATATTTAAAAAAATAAAAGAAGAGTATACTAATGCACTTCTGATGATATGTACACAAGGACAAACAAAGGAACAAATATTAGATGATATAAAGATGGGGCTTGATAATTTTAAAGAAGTAACAATATCTGTGTTTGTAGATAACGGGACAGCAGTTAAAAGAGATCAAAATCTTGTGGATTGGTTTGTAAAAGATGTATATAACAATATAAAAGATTTAAAAAATGTAGAAATACTTATAGATAATAAAGATCTTGGAGTTTATGTACAATAA